DNA sequence from the Anaeromusa acidaminophila DSM 3853 genome:
TTCAAGTCTCCTCGTGTGCAGGCCAGCTTAGTGACAAACCAGGGCAAGTTAATCGGTTTACATTACCATGCGACAGCCGATGAAATTGTTTATGTGCACAAAGGCCAAGGCGAAATGTTTATCGGCGGCAAATGGGTGCCGGTAAAAGCCGGTGAGATTCATGTCAATCCTCGTGGCGTAGTTCATGGAACCCGGGTGACCGGCGATGAGCCTATGGAAGTGATCGGCTTCTTTACGCAACCTCAAGAAAGCGGCAATGATAAAGTATTTTTCCCTGATAATTTCCAAGGCGTAGTGGGTGCGCCGTCTTTGCCGGACGCTTCGTCCAAGGAAGGAATGCTGATTAATCTGGATTCTTTCTATGCGGAACATCCGCTCCAAGCCGGTGCGGCCACTCGTGGCGATTCGGTCTACAAATCTCCTCGCAGTGAACTGGTGTTAGTGCAAAATCACGGTCCTTTGATTGGCCGTCATTTCCATAAATCGGCCGAAGAAATTGTTTTTGTCTATAAAGGCCAGGGTGAAATGTACATTGATGGACAGTGGGTGCCTGTGAAAGCTGGCGATCTTCATATTAATCCTCGTGGCGTATATCATGCTACCCGGGTAACCGGCGGGGAAGACATGAAGGTATTCTGCCTCTTTGCGCCGCCCCAGGCTGGCGGCAACGACAAAGTCTTCCTGGAAAAATAAACAACCAAATACGTTGGCTCCGGCTGCAAAATTACGCTTGCAGCCGGAGTTTTTTTGTTTTAAAGGCGTTGTACTTTGAAAAGTCGCAGCTGTGCGTCGTTTATGTTTAAACATAGAAAACAAGTCCATTGCAAATGGAAGAGAATGGAACGAAATATGCGCTTGTTTCTTGTTTTTATTGTTTTTGTGTAAAAAATGCAGGGAATGCATTGCGTTTTGGAGCAAAAATGGTATAATTGTCCTATCTCCAGTGGACAAAATGAAAAGAAATTCGGTAAAGCAACACGGTTTGCAAGGCAATGTAGCCAAAGCAAATTCGCGTTGCTTTTTTGCATTTTGTCCTTGGTTTCAAGGTAAATGCCTGTAGGAGAGCAGGCGTTGAAGGAGGCGGCGGCTATGAAATTACGGTCAAAAATGATGCTGGCAATTTGTATTCCGGTGATGGTGGTGCTGGTTCTGTTGAGTGGAGTGGCATATTGGCAGGCGAGCCGCGCTTTAACCGAAGAAATTCGTATGGAAATGAGTCAGGCATCCGCCCGCTATGCGGAAGCGGTGCAAACCATTCTGTCGACGAAGCAGGAAACCGTAGGGGCTTTGGCAGCCGCGTGGAGCGTAGGCCTTCCGGCGGACGAAGAAATTTTACGAACCGTAACGTATTTAACGAAAAATACGCCTGGGGCGCAGGATATTTATGTGGCCTTTCCCAGTAAAAAATTTATTGACGGCACAGGCTGGGCGCCGCCGGCGGATTATGATCCGGCGACAAGAGATTGGTTTAAAGACGCTCTTTCCAGTAATGGCGTGGTATTTTCCAAAGTATATGTTGATGCGATTACCAAAAAACCGGTTATCAGCCTTTCCGCCGCCATTCGGCAGAATGGGACGCCGATAGCGGTGCTGGGGATGGATTTGTCGTTGGATGCGATCGGGCAAATGACACAAGGCGTGCGCATGAGAGACTCCGGGCAGGCCTTTATCTTAAACCGCGAGGGCTTCTATGTCGCTCATCCTTCATTGACGTTGAACGATAACGTACTAACGATGGAAAATGGAAAACTGAAGGAAGCGGGAGCCGCCTTTTTGAGTGGTCGTTCCAGTTTTCAAGAGCTTTCTTTTAACGGAGAAGATCGCTTTTTTGCCTCGAGTCCCGTAGGCAGCAGCGGCTGGGCGTTAGTGCTGGAGGTACCCTCTGCTGAGGTGTATCAGCCGGTTCGCGAGTTAGGCTTATGGATGGCGGGCTTGAGTGTGGCGGCTATTCTTTTTCTGGGCTTTGTCTTGATGAACGTGGCGGGTGCGATTGCTAAACCCGTAGCCATAGTAGCTGCAGCGGCGCAGAAAGTGGCTGCCGGAGAGCTGCAGATTCACCTGGATGCCAGCGAGCGCGCCGACGAAATTGGTGTGCTGAATAATAGCTTTTTGGCGATGGTTGCCAGTTTGCGGAAGCTGGTCGGAGAGACGGTTCGTTCGGCGGAAAAATTGGCGGGTTCTTCGCAGGAACTGACGGCCAGCTCCAGTCAAGCAGCGGACGCTTCGCAGCAAGTAGCTCAGGCTGCTGTGGAGATTACAGAAAGCGCCTCGCAGCAGGTTAGCTCTGTAGAAGAAACCGCTTTGGCCGTGGAACGTGTAGCACAGCGCCTGGAAAAAGCGGGGAAATCGGCCGAGGCTGCTTCCGGCGCTGCCGAACAGACGGCTAACACCACGATTGAGGGGCAGAAAGGTCTGGCAGCGGCAGTAGAGAGCATAGACGCCATTGGCAGCGGCGCAGCGCAAGTGGGCAGTGCGATTCAAGAGCTGGACAGCAGCTCGAAGCGTATTTCAGAAATTGTAGATATGATTAAAACCATTGCCGGACAGACCAATCTTTTGGCGTTGAACGCCGCTATTGAGGCGGCGCGGGCGGGCGAGCACGGGCGGGGCTTTGCGGTAGTGGCGGATGAAGTGCGCAAGCTGGCGGAGCAATCGGAGCACGCAGCGAAAGAAATCACAGAGTTAATTGCGGAAAACAATGGAAATATACGGCAAACCGTTGAAGTGATGGACGTGCAAAAATCGCGCGTTGGCGAAGGGGTGGCTCAAGTTCGCGAAGCAGGGAGGCAGTTTGCGGAAATTGCCTCCTTGGTGGAAGAATTATCGGCGCAGGTACGGGATATTTCCGAGGAGGTATCAGGGACCGTGGCGGAAAGCCGTCAAAGCGCCGCAGCCGTACGGCGGATCAAAGATCTTTCCCTGGCCGTGGCGGACGAAGCCAGCGACGTATCGGCGGCGACAGAAGAGCAAACCGCTTCTATGGAAGAAATTGCCGCCGCCAGTCAAACGCTGGCGCAGTTGGCGCAGGAACTGCAGGAATCGGTAGGAAAGTTCCGCATGTAGATCCTGAGCAGTTGGGATCATTCGGAAGTTTCGTTGGTGCTTATTAGTTGTTTCGCTAACAAAGGGCAGGAAAACGCACTTGTATAGGGAAATAAACAATAGGTATGCTGTCATGAATTGATAGCATAGCCGGCGAAAGGAGTGACAAGGATGAATCAAGGCGGAAAACTGCTCATGGTAGTAACGAGTGCCAAGGCAATGGGGGTTCACCGGACCGGACTGTGGTTGGAAGAGTTTGCGGCGCCGTACTTGCTCTTTCTTCAGGCCGGCTTTGAGGTGGTTGTCGCGAGTCCCCTAGGAGGCGAAACTCCTATTGATCCGCGCAGCGTAGCTGTGGGACAGCCGGCAGCTTGGCAAAAGGCAGCCGAGGTATTAAAGAAGACGCGGAAACTCAGCGAAGTGGAACGTGAAGTTTTTGATGCGATTATTTTGCCGGGCGGTCATGGCCCGATGGTGGATTTGGCTAAAGATGAAATCTTAGCGGCGCTTCTCCAGCGGGCGGATGTGGACGGCTGGGTGATTGGCGCTGTCTGTCATGGTCCTGCCGGCTTGGTGCGGGCGCAAAAAGAAGACGGCACGCCGCTGGTGGCTGGACGCCGCCTAACTGGCTTTACCAATGCAGAAGAGCGTATGGTGCAACTGGATGAAGCGGTGCCCTTTTTGCTGGAAAACCGGCTGAAAGAGCTGGGCGCTCATTATGAGCACAGCAAACCTTGGGAAGCGTTTGTCATACGTGACGGCTCCTGGGTGACCGGACAAAATCCGCAATCAAGCGAAGCTTTTGCCAAAGAAGTCATTGTGGCGGTGAAAGAAGCTGCCTGCGTGGAATGCTAACTAAAAATCGGCCCTTTGCTGTTTATAGCAAAGGGCCGATTTCTTACTTTGTCAGAGAATTTATGCTTCTTCTTTTTCGCTCAGCTCTTTCATGGCTGCAAAGCGCTCTTCAGCGGATGCTCCAGACGGCCAAGCTTCGGCAAAGGTCTGAGAATTTTTAAACTCTACGTGCCAGCGAAAAGCGCCGGCTTCGCAGTAGTAAGAAAAAATTACTTTTTCCTCTAATGATTCCGGGACGAGGCCTTCCTCCGTGGTGAGAATGGCGTACGGGCCGTCTTCCGCCGGCTCGTAGCAAAGGGTGGGGCCGTCCTCGGCAAACTCAATGATTTCAAATCCTAAAGGCTGGTAAAAATCTTCAATAACATGGCTCATGTAAAATCCTCCTTTTTCGGGAAGCTATTGCTTGATTCGCGACTCACGCCAAAGCAAATCTTTTACCGTCAAACTTTGTCAAAAAGCCTCGACATAGCACCACTATGTCTGCGTTTTTTTTCGCGTTTGACGAAAAAATCTTTTGCGTTGACGCAAGCACTCATTCAATCATTGGCATCCCACTCTATTATTCCGTATTTGTTCAAAAAATTTGCCTCTTATAACATCACCGTTGCAACCTCCCTTTACTCCCTTCCTACTCCTGCGTACCCTCCCGCGACTCCGATTCTCCTGTTTAAATCCTCGTTCCTTCTCTCATCTTTCTAGTAGCAGCCGGCAGAGTACGGCATGGTCGAAATGATGGCAAGGGTCTAGGCCGGTGGAACTGCGCAGCTTAGCCAGACGGAAGAGCAGTGTATTGCGATGAATGAACAGTTCTTTCGCCGCCAGAGACGTGTTGAGATTTTGCTCCAGGAGGCAGCGCAGGGTTTCTTCCATGTTGAATTTGCGCAAACTGGCTTGATGCAGCGTATCTTGCAGACGTTGCAACGGGAGGCAGTTAGGGCCGGGTGCGTAGCGCAGCGCGTAAGCTGTTAACACAGGAAGCTCTTCGATCGAAGCGATCGGTTTAGCCGGAGTACAGTGGCTAAGCGCAAACAGCGCTTCCCGGTAGGAAAAATGCAGCTGCGCTGTAACGGTGTTGCTGCTGCCAAGGCCGATGGGAAGGGGCGCAATGTGCGGCGGTAATAACTGCCCTAATTCCCGGCTCCATTGAAACAAGGCGTCCAAGGAATCCGGCGCGGAGGTCTGCGTTTCCCTTAAAATGATCAAGCGCTGTTCCAGAAAAACGACAAAATCACGGGGGCCGATGCAGGGGGAAGGCAAGAGCTGCTGCAGGATGTTTTCACGCAGACGGGTGAAGACTAGGTCATATGGGCCAAAGGCAAGCGCTTGCAGGACAAGGGGCGCCGTATCAATGACTACAACCTGGCGCATAAGGGATAAATCGTATTTGAGAAGCTTGGCGGATGCTTGCAAAGAGGCAGTATCTTGCTCCGCTTTTTCCGAGAGCAGCAGGCTGGCGAAGTGCTCGTGCAATTGGGCTTGGGAGCGAAATTTCTCCATTAGCACATCGCGCTCTAAAATTAATTCGGTAACGGCTTTGAGCAATTTCGCGGTGTCGCGGACTTCTTCAGGATGACCGGAAATGCCGACGACGCCGATTACCTGTCCCTCTAAAAAGATGGGCATATTAACACCTGGAAGCGAACCGGGAAACAGATTGACCTCTTCCGGTCGAATCTCCACTGTTTGCTGTTGGGAGATGGCGTCAAAGGCGCCTTTGTGAAAATGACCGATCCGATTGGCTTGAAAAGAAGCAATAATGGTCCCAGTAGCGTCCATGACATTGACGTTTTGCCGCACTAAGGGCATGAGGGAATTGACGACCTGCTGCGCCAGGCCGGGGGTGAGGAGCATGCTGCAAAGCCTCCTTCCTTTATCCAGGCTATGATAGTAGTATTTGGCGATTTTGTCTAAAATCCTGCTAAAATAAAAAAGATATTGCCTATATTTTTACAATTTTATGTGCAAAACTTCTAAAAAATCATTAAAAAATCGTGCAAACCAGACAATTGCCTTCGTCAAGGAACTTAGTATAGAATAAAATAAATAAGTGCTTTCGGAAAATTTAGCTGTTTTAAGGAGGAAAAACCATGCGTGTAATTATTGCGCCGGATTCTTATAAAGGAAGCGTTTCGGCTTTAGAGGTAGCTCGGGCTATGCAGAGAGGCGTAGAAACTGTATTTCCTCATGCAGAGATCCAACTGGTGCCGATTGCCGACGGCGGCGAGGGTACGGTGGAAGCCATGGTCGCCTCCACAGGCGGTACAGTAGTGAAAAAGTCGGTTCAAGGTCCGCTGGGAACGCCGGTGGAAGCCTACTACGGACTGCTGGGCGATAAAGTGACGGCAGTGATTGAAATGGCGGCCGCTTCCGGCTTGCCCTTGGTGCCCAAGGCGCAGCGAGATCCCAGAGGGACGACTACCTACGGGACCGGCGAACTGATTAAGGCGGCCCTGGATGCAGGCGCTAAACGCTTGGTCATCGGTATTGGCGGCAGCGCGACGAATGACGGCGGCGCGGGCATGCTGCAGGCGCTTGGCGTACGTTTCCTTGATGAGACTGGGCAGGAATTGCCTCCAGGCGGCGCTGCGTTAGCGAAGCTGGCGAGTATTGATCTAAGCGGCTTGGATGCTCGTTTGGCGCAGACGGATATTTTAGTAGCCTGTGACGTGGATAATCCTCTGTGCGGTACGCGCGGCGCTTCGGCCGTATACGGTCCGCAAAAAGGAGCTACGCCGGAAATCGTGCAGGAACTGGATGCAGCCTTGGCCCGTTATGCGCAAGTGGCGCAGGAGGTTACAGGCAAGGACGCAGCCAATGTAGCGGGCGCAGGCGCGGCTGGCGGCCTAGGTGCGGGATTCCTCTTTTTTACGGAGGGCCGTTTATGTCCCGGGGTGGACGTAGTGCTGGAAACCGCTAATTTTGAAGAGATGGTGAAAAAGGCGGATTTGGTGTTGACTGGCGAGGGTTGTACAGATTATCAGACCGCTTACGGCAAGGCTCCGGTGGGAGTTTCAGCCTTAGCTAGAGCGTATGGCGTGCCCTGTATCTGTTTGTCCGGCGGTTTGGGAGAAGGCTGCAGCGCCGTGCGTGAAAAAGGCATTGACGCCTTGAGCAGTACCGTGCCTGGACCTTTGAGTTTGGAAGAATGCATGGAGCGCGGCGCGGAGCTGATTGAAGAAGCCGCTGAACGCGTATGCCGCCTGTTGGCGGTGGGGATGGGTCTGAAAAAATAGATAAATTGCCTAATAAACAGGAAACCGTGAACCGTGTTTTTGGACATCTTTGCCAATTGCACTTGTTCACGGTTTTACTTTACAATAATAAATAGTTAGAAAAAACAGAAAAGGAGGTTTTTACATGGATGCAATGGTGGCTGCATTGCCCTTGGTAGTGCTGCTCATCGGCTTGCCGCTTCTAATGAAGCCGGCGGTCAAGGTGGCGCCGGTGGCCTGGGTGGTTACGGTATTGGTGGCTATTTTTTATTTTGGTTTTCCCGCGCAGGTGACGCTGCTGGCGGCGCTCCAAGGGGCTATTACCGGTATCTTTCCTATTATGTATATTCCTTTTGGTGCGCTCGTTGTGTATAATGTCCTCAAAGAAACAGGCTGGATGGACAAGATGCAAGGAGCCATGGCGGCGTTGACGACGGATCGTCGGGCTCAGGCTCTCTTGATTGGTTTTGGTTTCAGCGCATTTCTCGAAGGCATTTGCGGCTTTGGCGCTCCTGTAGCTATTCCGGCCAGTATTTTGGTGGGCTTGGGCTACGATCCCATGATGGCGGCGCTGGTTTGTTTGGTAGCGAATACAGGCCCTGTTCCCTTTGGCTCGCTGGGTATTCCTACGGATACCTTGGTGCTGACTACGCAGTTGGATTTTATGAAGCTGTCCCAGATGACCGGTCGGTTTATGCCGATTCTGGCTTTTATCATGGCCTTTGCTACGGTGTTCTCCATGTCCGGCGTCAAGGGCATGAAAGGCATTATCCCGGCTATTTTAGTAACCGGCTTGTCCTTTAGCATCGTACAGTTTTTGGTAGCCAATTTCCTGGGCGCTACGTTGGTAGATATTTTGGCTTCCATAGCCTGCCTGACGGCATTGGCAGTATATCTTACATACTGCAAGAGTAAAGAAGTGTGGCTCTTCCCCGGCGAAACGCTGCAGCAGGATGCCGGTGCGAAGGAAATTAACTTCAAAGAACTGTTTTTGTCTTGGCTTCCCTATATTTTGCTGGCTATTTTCATTATCGGCGTCAATCTGCCGGGTACGAAAGCCATCTTTGCCGGCAAAGCGCCTGGCTTTGAGTTTTTGCAAATCAAAGCTCTCATTTATAACCCGAATAAGGTGTATGCTTTTACTTGGCTGCAAAGCCCTGGCACGATCATGCTGATTGCCGGCGTGATTGCCTTCTATTTCATGGGTATTCCCATGAGCGCCGTCGGCAGCCAGTTTGGTAAAACCTTTAAACAAATGATCCCTTCTTTTATTGCCGTAGCTTGCATTCTTTCCATTTCCGAAGTGATGAATCTGGCGCTGCCTATCGTGGACGTTAAAACCAAGCTGGTAGTTTGGGCCAGCGCGTCCGGTGTCCCGCAGGCCTCCATGGTGGCGGGCATGGCGAAAAGTATTGTCGGCGTAGTAGATCAGACTTTGTATCCTTTCATCAGCCCGATGATTGGCACCTTGGGCGTCTTCCTGACCGGCAGTAATACCTCTTCCAATGCCTTGTTTGGCATGTTGCAGGTTATTACCGCGCATGGGCTGAATCTGTCGGATATTCTCATGGCGTCCGCCGGCAATGCAGGCAGCACCGCAGGCAAAATGATTTCGCCGCAGAGTATTGTTATTGCCGCGACGGCGGTAGGCCTTTTGGGCAAAGAAGGCCTGATTATGAGGAAAACGATCAAGTATACCATTCCCTATGTTTTATTCTTAGGGCTGTTAACTTGGATGTTTGCCTTTGTCTTCCCCGGCTTGGTGCCGTAAGAGAAACTAGACTAACCGAGCGTAGCGGCGAAGGAAGCTGGCCTTGAAGGCGGGCTTCCTTCGCCTTGTTGTGAAGTAAGGGGCATTTGCAAAGATGCTTTTTACGATAAGATAACTAGAGAGAATTCACAAAACAAGTTGAGCAGGGAGAGCAAGCGGAAAAAGAGAGGGGTTGCAATTATGGCTTGGAATCATCCGGTGCCGCTGGAGTTGGCGCAACGCGTGGTGGAAATGATTCACGAGGTGACTGGGAGCAACGTGAATTTTATGGGCTTAGGCGGCGAGATTATCGCCACTAAGCAACCAGAGCGGCTGGGGAAAATACATAGCGCGGCGGAGAGCATTATGGCCGGACGCGTAGACGAGGTAGCGGTAACGGTTGAAGACGCCGCCAAAATGGACGGGGTTAAAGCAGGCTATAACGGCGCTATTTTATACAAAGGGCAGCGTCTGGGCGTGATCGGTATTACCGGCGACCCCGAAGCGGTAAAGCCGTTGCAAAAAATGGCGGCCATTGTGGTCAATGAAGAAATTGCCAAAGAGCGGGAGCGTCAAGAACGGGAGCAAGGGTTGCAGCAAGTGGCGGCCCAACTGGAATCCGCTACAGGAGAGATGGAGGAACTATATTCTTCAGCAGCGCAAGTCGCCGGACGCTATAGCGAGATGGCGGAAGCTGTAAAGATTACGGAGACGGAATTGAACGATCTAAACCAGGTGCTGGACTATATCCGCAACATTGCCAGCCAAACGAACCTGCTGGGCCTAAACGCCTCTATCGAAGCGGCTCGGGCTGGCGAGCAGGGACGCGGCTTTGCGGTGGTGGCCGATGAAGTGCGTAAGCTGGCTACGTATTCGGCGGATTCTCTGGGTAAGATCAATCAGGCGCTGCAGGCTATTAAAAGCTCGGTGCTGCGAATCGGCGCGGATGTAAGAGGCAACAAGGAAATTACCGAGCGTCAGGAGCAAACTCTGTCTTCTTTAGCGGCGCAAGTACAGGGGCTGCAGCAGGAGCTGCAAAAATTGGTATAGTGAGCAGGACTTCAGCGGCTTTGCGGGGAAATTCCCTGCAAAGCTGTCTTTGCTTTATATCGTGACTTGCGCGGATTAAACTTAGAATGATAAATCGATGTTCGCGCTTTTCACGGTGAATAATAAATTTGAGGGACGTTGCTAACGAATCGCGAAATACACGAAAGACGCGAACGGGTTTTATAATCTGCTCCACTTCTGCTCATCGAACCCACCCGCTACTCCCACTATTTCTGTTGAAATTTATCATTTTCCATAACCCTCGTTCGTACCCTCTCGTGACTCTGATTTTCCTGTTCAATTTCCGATTTTCTTTGTTTTTTCTGTGTTCTGGTTCCAAGAAAAAGGAGGCTCTTATGCGTCGATCGTTGCGAGTAGTTTTTGACTTTGCTTGTCCTTACTGCTATTTGCTTTGGGGTTACGTGCAGGAGTTGCGACGAACTGCGCCGGTACAACTCGAATGGCTGCCTTGGGAAATCAATCCGGATCTGACGTTAGCGGGAAAAGTGCTGCAGCCGGGAGCGTCAGGGGTATCACAGCCGGATCAATTAGGCGCGTCCCTGGGCTTGGTTCCGTCCGCCAGGACCGTGTTGTCTAATACGCACCAGGCGCTGGCGGCGTTGGAATTTGCCAAAGACCACGGCCAAGGCGACGCTTGGCTAGATGCCGTTTTTCCAGCTCATTTTGTCGACGGCCAGGATATCGGCCAACTGCCGGTGCTGCTGCAACTGGCGCAGGAGATTGGTTTTGATGTGCAGGAGTTGGAGGCGGCGCTGCAGGCGGGGCGCTATGACCAGCGCTTGCTGGATAACGAGGCCTATTGCCAGGAGCATCAGATTGAATGGGTTCCTACGGTGCTTTGGGGGCAGGAAAAGCTGCTGGAAGGCGTTATTTCCTTCAGCGTGTTTAAAGACACATTAAAAACATTGTTTTAGGGAAGCACTGTTTCATGCGACGCTCCGTCTTGGTTATTTTCTCTTAGACATAGCACCGCTTTAGAAGAAGTCCGTCTGTCCTTTTGGACAGAGGGACTTTGATTTTTTATTTGACTGCATTAAGCTGAGGAGCCATTGCAGCATCTTTGTATTTGAGACAAGATTTGCGCGCGCCTCGAAAAAGCAGGTTAAGGCGGCAGTTTCTTAACTCGTTGCGCTCAAACAAGCGAAACTTTGATGCGCCTTAGCCTGTTTTTTCGTCCTGCGGACCGGCTTACTCCAATAAAAGTCTCAAATACAATGACCGCTGCCTTCGAAACCTTCCCGCTACTCCCTGTACTCCGGTTAAAACCCGTGCCCTGTTCTTCTCTTGCGTACCCTCCCGTGACTCTGATTCTCTTGTTTCATCTTCATCGCGCCCTCCATCTACTCACTCTACTCCTGTTAAAATTCTCGTTTCTTTGTTTCTGGCTCCATTGTGATTTGGCAGCGCCTTTTGTACAATAGAATTTAGATTTAAAAGAAGACAGAGGGAAAACTCATGCATATCCTTTCCATAGAAAATATGAGCAAACAATACGGCGAGCGTACTCTTTTCGAGGACGTGACCTTCGGAATTGGCGATACGGACCGCTTGGGTCTGATCGGCGTTAACGGCACCGGCAAGACTACGTTTTTAAAAGTGATAGCTGGCCTGGAGCCGCCGGACGAAGGGAAAATCAGCCGAGCCGGCAGCGTGCAGGTGGAGTATCTGTCACAGGACCCGGAGTATGATCAGGAAGGCACGGTACTGCAAGAAGTCTTTCGCGGCGCTTCGCCTATTTTGCAGGTGCTGCGGGAATACGAGGCGGCCTTAGGCGCTGCAGCCGCTTGCCCCGGTGATGAGGCGCTGCAGGCGCAGGTAGTGCGTCTAGGCCAGAAAATGGACGAGCAGAATACCTGGCCATTGGAAAGCGAAGCTAAGACTATTTTAACCAAGCTAGGCATTGATGATTTTAGCGCGCAGATGAAAAATTTATCCGGCGGCCAGCGCAAGCGCGTGGCTTTGGCCGGAGCGCTCATCAATCCGGCGCAACTCTTGATTTTGGATGAGCCTACCAACCATATCGATCATGAAACCGTGGCTTGGCTGGAGCAAACCCTGGCTCGCCGCAACGGGGCGCTGCTGGTCATCAGCCATGATCGGTATTTTTTAGACCGTGTTACTACCGGTATTTTGGAGCTGGATCGGGGACGGCTTTTCCGCTACGAGGGCAATTACAGCCTCTTTTTAGAGCAGAAGGCCGCGCGGGAAGAGCGCGAAGAAGCCAGCGAACGCAAGCGCCAAAACCTGCTGCGTCAGGAGTTGGCCTGGATGATGCGCGGCGCGAGAGCGCGCAGCACCAAGCAAAAAGCGCGTATCGAGCGTTTCGAGACGCTGTCGGCGCAGCAAGCCCTGGGCAAGGCGGCGGCCCTGGATATGTCCGTAGGCTCCAGCCGCTTGGGCAAGACCGTCATTGAAGTAGAAAATCTGAGCCATGATTTTGGCGAAGGCTGCGTTTTGAAAAACTTCAGCTACATCGTCAAGCGAAATGACCGCATTGGCATTGTCGGCGCTAACGGCAGCGGCAAATCGACGCTGCTAAACCTGATCGCTGGTCACTTGGAGCCGCAGGCGGGGAGCGTCAAGGTGGGACAGACCGTTAAAATCGGCTATTTTGCTCAGGAAAACATCGACATGGACCCGCGCCTGCGGGTCATCGAATACATTCGCGAAGAGGCCAACTTTATTGCAACCTTGGACGGCGGCGTTATCAGCGCCGCGCAAATGTTGGAGCGCTTTCTATTTCCGCCGCATCTCCAGGGCGTGTCCGTAGCCAAGCTGTCCGGCGGCGAGCGCCGCCGCCTTTACTTGCTGCGGGTGCTGATGAGCGCCCCGAATGTACTGCTCTTGGACGAACCGACCAATGATTTGGATACGCTCACCTTGGCGGTGCTGGAGGATTATCTGGACACTTTTCCGGGCGCCGTGTTGACGGTATCCCATGATCGCTACTTTCTTGATCGCGTAGCGGACCATATTTTCGCGTTTGAAGCAGGCGGTTCCATTGGCCGTTATCCTGGCGGCTACAGCGATTATCTGGAAGCTCGCGCCCCTCAAGGC
Encoded proteins:
- a CDS encoding sugar diacid recognition domain-containing protein; this encodes MAWNHPVPLELAQRVVEMIHEVTGSNVNFMGLGGEIIATKQPERLGKIHSAAESIMAGRVDEVAVTVEDAAKMDGVKAGYNGAILYKGQRLGVIGITGDPEAVKPLQKMAAIVVNEEIAKERERQEREQGLQQVAAQLESATGEMEELYSSAAQVAGRYSEMAEAVKITETELNDLNQVLDYIRNIASQTNLLGLNASIEAARAGEQGRGFAVVADEVRKLATYSADSLGKINQALQAIKSSVLRIGADVRGNKEITERQEQTLSSLAAQVQGLQQELQKLV
- a CDS encoding DsbA family oxidoreductase, translated to MRRSLRVVFDFACPYCYLLWGYVQELRRTAPVQLEWLPWEINPDLTLAGKVLQPGASGVSQPDQLGASLGLVPSARTVLSNTHQALAALEFAKDHGQGDAWLDAVFPAHFVDGQDIGQLPVLLQLAQEIGFDVQELEAALQAGRYDQRLLDNEAYCQEHQIEWVPTVLWGQEKLLEGVISFSVFKDTLKTLF
- a CDS encoding ABC-F family ATP-binding cassette domain-containing protein, with product MHILSIENMSKQYGERTLFEDVTFGIGDTDRLGLIGVNGTGKTTFLKVIAGLEPPDEGKISRAGSVQVEYLSQDPEYDQEGTVLQEVFRGASPILQVLREYEAALGAAAACPGDEALQAQVVRLGQKMDEQNTWPLESEAKTILTKLGIDDFSAQMKNLSGGQRKRVALAGALINPAQLLILDEPTNHIDHETVAWLEQTLARRNGALLVISHDRYFLDRVTTGILELDRGRLFRYEGNYSLFLEQKAAREEREEASERKRQNLLRQELAWMMRGARARSTKQKARIERFETLSAQQALGKAAALDMSVGSSRLGKTVIEVENLSHDFGEGCVLKNFSYIVKRNDRIGIVGANGSGKSTLLNLIAGHLEPQAGSVKVGQTVKIGYFAQENIDMDPRLRVIEYIREEANFIATLDGGVISAAQMLERFLFPPHLQGVSVAKLSGGERRRLYLLRVLMSAPNVLLLDEPTNDLDTLTLAVLEDYLDTFPGAVLTVSHDRYFLDRVADHIFAFEAGGSIGRYPGGYSDYLEARAPQGEMEKASGSKESDKTDERNQNRAPRMGFKEKREFDEIEGVIAAAEGELRAVRAQLAQGGSDFSLLQELTEREKQLLARLEELMERWAYLSELAEASESR